From Terriglobales bacterium, one genomic window encodes:
- a CDS encoding M20 family metallopeptidase, with amino-acid sequence MPKSATKKKTAETNGVSRELGQALLQWLARAQPRMVGTIKTLVETESPSSSKPAVDALVQHLAKEFRAVGGKVTLHPQRKFGDHLQVEFAAGKNGNANAKPILLLGHTDTVWDVGTLKVMPFQVQKGRLWGPGVYDMKTGIAQMLYAIGALREVAGGLPRPVTVFLVSDEEVGSDTSRKLTETLAKKSAAVLVCEPSQGAQGALKTWRKGVGEYTLKVRGRAAHAGVDFTQGDSAILELARQLLDVAAFTDLERGLTVNPGVIRGGTRTNVIAAEAVAEIDVRIKKLDDAEAVEQKFRGLKPKNRNCRLEITGGMNRPPMERSEGVARLFELARQAGDALRLEVREAGTGGGSDGNFTAALGIPTLDGLGAVGEGAHASNESVLIEEIPRRTALVALLVAGIGW; translated from the coding sequence ATGCCGAAAAGCGCGACCAAGAAGAAGACGGCGGAGACGAACGGGGTCTCGCGCGAGCTGGGGCAGGCGCTGCTGCAGTGGTTGGCGCGCGCCCAGCCGCGCATGGTCGGGACCATCAAGACGCTGGTGGAGACGGAGTCGCCGTCGAGCTCGAAGCCGGCGGTGGACGCGCTGGTGCAGCACCTGGCGAAGGAGTTCCGCGCGGTCGGCGGCAAGGTGACGCTGCATCCGCAGCGGAAGTTCGGCGACCACCTGCAGGTGGAGTTCGCGGCGGGCAAGAACGGCAACGCCAACGCAAAGCCCATCCTGCTGCTGGGGCACACCGACACGGTGTGGGACGTCGGGACGCTGAAGGTCATGCCGTTCCAGGTGCAGAAGGGCCGGCTGTGGGGCCCGGGCGTCTACGACATGAAGACCGGCATCGCGCAGATGCTCTATGCCATCGGCGCGCTGCGCGAGGTGGCGGGCGGGCTGCCGCGGCCGGTCACGGTGTTCCTGGTCTCGGACGAAGAGGTGGGCAGCGACACCTCGCGCAAGCTCACCGAGACGCTGGCGAAGAAGTCGGCGGCGGTGCTGGTGTGCGAGCCCTCGCAAGGGGCGCAGGGCGCGCTCAAGACGTGGCGCAAGGGCGTGGGCGAGTACACGCTGAAGGTGCGCGGGCGCGCGGCGCACGCGGGCGTGGATTTCACGCAGGGCGACAGCGCGATCCTGGAGCTGGCGCGGCAGCTGCTCGACGTGGCGGCGTTCACCGACCTGGAGCGCGGGCTGACGGTGAACCCGGGCGTGATCCGCGGCGGGACGCGGACCAACGTGATCGCGGCGGAGGCGGTCGCGGAGATCGACGTCCGCATCAAGAAGCTGGATGACGCGGAGGCGGTGGAGCAGAAGTTCCGCGGGCTGAAGCCGAAGAACAGGAATTGCCGGCTGGAGATCACCGGCGGGATGAACCGGCCGCCGATGGAGCGCTCGGAAGGCGTGGCGCGGCTGTTCGAGCTGGCGCGGCAGGCGGGCGACGCGCTGCGGCTGGAGGTGCGCGAGGCCGGGACCGGCGGCGGCTCCGACGGGAACTTCACCGCCGCGCTGGGGATCCCGACGCTCGATGGATTGGGTGCCGTCGGCGAGGGCGCTCATGCGTCTAATGAGAGCGTGCTGATCGAGGAGATCCCGCGGCGGACGGCGCTGGTGGCGCTGCTCGTGGCGGGGATCGGGTGGTAG
- the fabZ gene encoding 3-hydroxyacyl-ACP dehydratase FabZ: protein MTDHSKSAVAEPETGKKTLDIVEIMRILPHRYPFLLIDRVVDLERKQRIVALKNVTINEPFFQGHFPGFPIMPGVLIVEAIAQAGGALLLTEIADRDGKLMFFTGIERAKFRKPVLPGDQLRLEVDVLAWRMTAVKMQGKAYVGDKLACEAVVTCQLVSNPGQKA, encoded by the coding sequence ATGACTGACCACTCCAAGTCCGCCGTTGCCGAGCCCGAGACCGGCAAGAAGACCCTCGACATCGTCGAGATCATGCGCATCCTGCCGCACCGCTACCCCTTCCTGCTCATCGACCGGGTGGTGGACCTGGAGCGCAAGCAGCGCATCGTCGCGCTCAAGAACGTCACCATCAACGAGCCCTTCTTCCAGGGACACTTCCCCGGCTTCCCCATCATGCCGGGCGTGCTCATCGTGGAAGCCATCGCTCAGGCCGGCGGCGCGCTGCTGCTCACCGAGATCGCCGACCGCGACGGCAAGCTCATGTTCTTCACCGGCATCGAGCGCGCCAAGTTCCGCAAGCCCGTGCTCCCCGGCGACCAGCTCCGCCTCGAGGTCGACGTCCTCGCCTGGCGCATGACCGCCGTCAAGATGCAGGGCAAGGCCTACGTCGGCGACAAGCTCGCCTGCGAGGCGGTCGTCACCTGCCAGCTCGTCTCGAATCCCGGCCAGAAGGCCTAG
- the lpxI gene encoding UDP-2,3-diacylglucosamine diphosphatase LpxI (LpxI, functionally equivalent to LpxH, replaces it in LPS biosynthesis in a minority of bacteria.): protein MSAKGKLGLIAGNGQFPFLVADAATSQGYELVVAAIKEETFPELEKKSSNFHWLSLGELSKLIDTFKREGVSTAVMAGQVKHKQIFSSIKPDWKLAKLLMSLTTRNTDSLIGAVAKVLEDEGIHLISSTALLEPLLAKPGVLSKRAPNEAEQENVEYGRAVARHLAHYDIGQTVVIADAACVAVEAMEGTDATILRAGELMRSLPGDASTLSRALTVVKVAKPNQDMRFDVPVVGLASIATIQRAGATCL, encoded by the coding sequence GTGAGCGCTAAGGGAAAACTCGGGCTCATCGCCGGCAATGGACAGTTCCCCTTTCTCGTCGCCGACGCGGCCACTTCGCAAGGCTACGAATTGGTGGTGGCAGCGATCAAAGAGGAGACTTTTCCCGAGCTTGAGAAAAAATCCTCCAACTTCCACTGGCTCTCCCTCGGCGAGCTCTCCAAGCTCATCGACACCTTCAAGCGCGAAGGCGTCTCAACCGCCGTGATGGCCGGCCAGGTGAAGCACAAGCAGATCTTCAGCTCCATCAAGCCCGACTGGAAGCTGGCCAAGCTGCTGATGTCGCTGACCACGCGCAACACCGACTCGCTCATCGGCGCGGTCGCGAAGGTGCTCGAGGACGAAGGCATCCACCTCATCAGCTCCACCGCGCTGCTCGAGCCGCTGCTCGCCAAGCCGGGCGTGCTCTCGAAGCGCGCGCCCAACGAAGCCGAGCAGGAGAACGTGGAGTACGGCCGCGCGGTCGCGCGCCACCTCGCGCACTACGACATCGGCCAGACTGTCGTCATCGCCGACGCCGCCTGCGTCGCCGTCGAGGCCATGGAAGGTACCGACGCCACCATCCTGCGCGCCGGCGAGCTCATGCGCTCGCTCCCCGGCGATGCCTCCACGCTCTCGCGCGCGCTCACCGTCGTCAAAGTCGCGAAGCCGAATCAGGACATGCGCTTCGACGTCCCCGTCGTCGGCCTGGCCTCCATCGCCACCATTCAGCGCGCCGGCGCTACCTGCCTCG
- the lpxA gene encoding acyl-ACP--UDP-N-acetylglucosamine O-acyltransferase has product MATRKAKPRGTGNRKRETVHPTAVIHPSAKIHPTCKVGPYCVIGAGVELGEGTELIAHVVVHGPTKIGRHCRFFPYAAIGIEPQDLTYHGEPTRLEIGDHTVVRECVTLNRGTTKGGGVTRIGSHCLIMAYSHVGHDSVIGDHAMLVNGATLAGHVTVEEWAVVGALCPVHQFVRIGAHSYVGGGTTITQDVLPFSKTSAARENRAYGMNSVGLERRGFSKGRIQKLHHAYRVLLASKLNTSQALERLRAETDVGEDVRYLIDFIAKSERGVIK; this is encoded by the coding sequence GTGGCCACGCGCAAGGCGAAGCCTCGGGGAACGGGAAACCGGAAACGGGAAACGGTTCACCCGACCGCCGTGATTCACCCCTCCGCAAAGATCCACCCCACCTGCAAGGTCGGACCGTATTGCGTGATCGGCGCCGGCGTGGAGCTCGGCGAAGGCACCGAGCTGATCGCGCACGTCGTCGTCCACGGCCCCACCAAGATCGGCAGGCACTGCCGCTTCTTCCCCTACGCCGCCATCGGCATCGAGCCGCAGGACCTCACCTACCACGGCGAGCCCACGCGCCTGGAGATCGGCGACCACACCGTGGTGCGCGAGTGCGTCACGCTCAACCGCGGCACCACCAAGGGCGGAGGCGTCACGCGCATCGGCAGCCACTGCCTGATCATGGCGTACTCGCACGTCGGGCACGACTCGGTCATCGGCGACCACGCCATGCTGGTCAACGGCGCTACCCTCGCCGGCCACGTGACGGTGGAAGAGTGGGCGGTCGTCGGCGCGCTCTGCCCCGTCCACCAGTTCGTCCGCATCGGCGCGCACAGCTACGTCGGCGGCGGCACCACCATCACGCAGGACGTGCTGCCCTTCTCCAAGACCTCCGCCGCGCGCGAGAATCGCGCCTACGGCATGAACTCCGTCGGCCTCGAGCGCCGCGGCTTCTCCAAGGGCCGCATCCAGAAGCTCCACCACGCCTACCGCGTGCTGCTCGCCTCGAAGCTCAACACCTCGCAGGCGCTGGAGAGACTGCGCGCCGAAACCGACGTTGGCGAGGACGTACGGTACCTGATCGACTTCATCGCGAAGTCGGAGCGCGGCGTGATCAAGTAG
- a CDS encoding twin-arginine translocase TatA/TatE family subunit, with protein MKLGVLELLILFGIALLIFGAGKLPQLGKGLGEGIRNFKSAVKDGESGGESEKKS; from the coding sequence ATGAAACTAGGCGTCCTGGAACTGCTCATACTTTTCGGCATCGCGCTGCTCATCTTCGGCGCCGGCAAGCTGCCGCAACTCGGCAAGGGGCTGGGCGAGGGCATCCGCAACTTCAAGTCGGCGGTCAAAGACGGCGAGAGCGGCGGCGAGTCCGAGAAGAAGAGCTAG
- a CDS encoding Maf family protein has protein sequence MILASASPRRAELLRNAGIAFRVEVSDLEEARAPHESPRHYAERLARDKARVVAHRFPAAPVLAADTVVVVGDDLLEKPADALDAARMLRLLSGRAHQVTTGVCLIAHGNEDVRSATTTVDFDPLSERDIADYIATGEPMDKAGAYAIQGRASRWIGRLEGDYFNVVGLPVALVTRMLREASLM, from the coding sequence TTGATTCTGGCCTCCGCTTCGCCGCGCCGCGCCGAGCTGCTGCGCAACGCCGGCATCGCCTTCCGCGTCGAGGTCTCGGACCTGGAGGAAGCGCGCGCGCCGCACGAATCGCCGCGCCACTACGCCGAGCGGCTGGCGCGCGACAAGGCCCGCGTGGTCGCGCACCGCTTCCCCGCCGCGCCGGTGCTCGCCGCCGACACCGTCGTCGTGGTGGGCGACGACCTGCTCGAAAAGCCCGCCGATGCCCTCGACGCCGCCCGCATGTTGCGCCTGCTTTCGGGCCGCGCGCACCAGGTCACCACCGGCGTCTGCCTGATCGCGCATGGCAACGAAGACGTCCGCAGCGCGACCACCACCGTGGATTTCGACCCGCTGAGTGAGCGCGACATCGCGGACTACATCGCGACCGGCGAGCCCATGGACAAGGCCGGCGCCTACGCCATCCAGGGTCGCGCCTCGCGCTGGATCGGAAGACTCGAAGGGGATTACTTCAACGTGGTGGGACTTCCGGTCGCGCTGGTCACGAGGATGCTGCGGGAAGCTTCCTTAATGTGA